A window of Punica granatum isolate Tunisia-2019 chromosome 8, ASM765513v2, whole genome shotgun sequence genomic DNA:
ATTATAAATGAAGTTAATTTTTCATCGAGCTACAAGTAATAACAATACGAATATTAGCCATTTCATATGATTGATTAGAAGAGCTAATATGATTGCTTCTCATGTGTTAGGTATGTTGATTTTCAAAAGTTGCTAGTACGTTTGGCATATTAATCTGCAAATTTATCGAAACGATACATAGAGCGTTCGGGAACGTATTATGACGATTACTAACAAGAAATTGAAATGACTTATTGTACATTAGTaagaatatgatttttttcagcTAATAACTAactaacaaaaatatataaagataagATAATCGTTATACCACATTTCTACCAGAAAATTATATTCCGATagagaaaaattaagaattttatattttttaataaaaaatcacGACATTATTAAAAAGTGTTGCATTTTGTTCCATCCATTAAGAATATAGAAGGTTAGGTGATTGCATAGAAATGACCATTAGGGGAGGAGGCGAGGGTTagtcattactttttcttcaaaGGGAGTTCATAAATGCTTTTATTAACGCTATCGCAATACCAAACGCGCCTTAATTTCACTTCGCATTAAAAAACACAACGGCCCGAAAACAGCCACGTGTTCCGGCGGggctctccctccctccctctccaaAATCCTGTGGCTCGGAAACTTACACGCGTCCTTCTCCACCACCGCCCTTCCTTCCCTTCCTGCCACCGGCAACAGGTAGCCGCCGGTATTCCGGTCATCCTCATGCAAAACCGCGACTTTTCTCTCCGGTGGACCATAAAATTCAAAGACCGAGTCCACCCTTCAATAACCTTCTCCCACTGACGATCGCTTGAAGCCGACAGCAACCGTGGCGTCGCCCTTGTTGCGCTCTGTGATGCTTAGTTGAAGCAGgaacgaagaagaagatggtgGCTGAAGCAGAGGTGGCACGCTCATCGAGCTTCCCGGTGCTGGAGGTGCAGTCCTTCTCGCCCCCAAGGGCCAGTGCCCATTTTCGGGAGGTCCGGGAGCTGCCGACGGTGACTTCGCATCTTCCGGCGCCGAGCATCGAGAGTCTCCATGTCTCCTCTAGTGTGGAATCGTTCGCCGCTCATCATGTGGTGAGTTCTTTTGTCTTCCTTCCAAAGATATAATCAATGCTGACTTTGAATTCACGAGGATGATAGCGATGAGTCGATGATTAAACGTACGCTGGAACCGGAAGAAAAACGATGTTCGCTAAATTAACTTCGCGTTCTTGGTTGGTTTTCTGCTATTATGATGTGAATAAGAGGATTTGAAGGGCGGTTTGTTTCGATGTAAAGTTCGGGTTTTTTCCCAGAAAAATGTGAACTTTTTGATAGTGGATTACAGTGTTTGAAAGTAGAGTGAATTGTTGTGAtataagttaaaattttacgACTGTGGCTTGTAAAGGCTCGAATTATTATGATGTCAATTTGTCACGCATTCCCTTGAATCCAACATGTTAAGACAATACAATATCTCACATTTTGACCAATTATTTGGAAGATGATATTATGGTTAATTTTTCTGtgcaattttaataattctcTGTAATCTAACAGTTCTCGAACCAAACGTCAACAAAAACACAGAAATGACAGCAGACGTTGGCTTCTTGATACTTGATAGCTCACCAACCATTCTTATTCAACCTTGCCATATGTAAGAGAAAATGTTATCTTTGCAGATGCAATGGCAAATGTAACATTTAAGTTCCTGTCATGAATTTTGTTTATTCgtttgtcttttttctttagttTGCTTTTGGTTTTGCGTATTCATTATGTGTGTAGTTGAAGATGCAGCTCGGTTCATTGACAGCTATCCGAAGATGGTCCTCACTGACTTATTGATCATCAATTTCTGATCTTTCCGGAATAAAGAATTCGGGTTGTGATAGGACTGATTGAACCGGCTGTTCATGATTGTGCTCATCTGTGCTAGATTGATACTGTTGCCTGTAAATTGAGGCGGATAATTGCAGATGGATAATTTCTCCCTTCCCCTGCCAGTACGACTGAATGATTAGTTTCATTCTTAAATGCACGGGATAGTTGCTCGGAGAAACTGTGGACCACAGAATTAAATGCTTTCTAATAATTTAGATATGGAAAATCGAGGATGATTTGCCTGTGGCCCAACATCACCCAGTCCATCACAATTGTTTACCAAACATAACATAATGCTCGAAGAGGTTATTTGCATGTTGAGGAATCTATGTGTGCTCTCAGGTCCTTGTTCTGGGACATGGGATTAGCTATTCCCACATATGAGTTTCTCGTTAACTCGTATGTTTATGAGTCTATGATCTGATCTCTTAGCTCTGCCTTTTCAATGTGAAAGAAAATTGatgatatattaatttactttCCAGGAGGTTACATCAGGGGAGGCTGCTAGCATTGAAGTCGCTCAATCTCCTATCCAAGGCTTTGCTCCTAGCATCCGATCAGGTAGCTTTGCTGACATCGGCCCCCGGAGAAATATGGAAGATGAGCATATACAAATCGATGATTTGTCCATGCACTTGGGGCCACCCTTTCAATTTCCTCAACCAAGTGCTTTTTATGGGGTATAATAAACAAAATCATTATATGGCactgtaaaaaaaaagcaatgaagaaaaaaaaaaactatttacCTTTCAAAATTCTTTAGCAGTATCAGTTGATCAGCAATAACTGAGTGAATTATTTTGTCATAACTCATTCAGGTATTTGATGGTCATGGAGGACCTGAAGCAGCAGCCTATGTCAAGGAAAACATCATCAAGCTAATTTTTGAGGATGCTAATTTTCCGGTGTCCTCTGAGGTTGATGGACGTTTCCTTGTTGGATTAATGAATTCCCTTCAAAGAGCATATCTTCTAGCTGACCAAGCTTTGGCAGATGATTGTGGAGTGAGCAGATCCACTGGCACTACTGCACTCACCGCCTTTATATTTGGCAGGTAAAGATATACCTATAAAATCTTATCATGATCCCTTTCACGGCTATCATCAgcaacttaaaaaaaaaaattatcagtGGGGTAACTCATTTTTCTCGTGTTTGTAAGAAGAATGCGGAGACTGAAATGGGATAACATACAAATTATAATGTATTAAAATTGTGTTCATTGTCCCAGCAAATGAGCTCTTTAGTCTTCTTCTGCTTGAGTGAACCAATTTTGTCACCCCTTTCAGGCTTCTCATGGTGGCCAATGTGGGAGATTGTCGAGCAGTCCTGTGCCGAAATGGAGTGCCAATCAACATGTCCCAAGACCATCGTCCCACTTACCCTGGTGAGAGGAGACGGATCTTAGAATTTGGAGCTTTTGTGGAAGATGGATACCTCAATGGTGTCCTCTCCGTGTCCCGAGCTCTGGGGGACTGGGACATGAAGTCCCGAGGCAGTGCAGATGCCCCTTGCCCTCTCATCTCGGACCCCGAGTTCCAACAGGTGGTTCTGACAGAGGAGGACGAGTTCCTAGTCCTCGGTTGTGACGGGATATGGGATGTTATGTCAAGTCAGCATGCCGTGAATATTGTCCGCCGCGGGCTTAGAAGGCACGATAATCCTGAGCAGTCTGCACGGGATCTCGTGAAGGAGTCCCTCCGCCTCGGGGCTCACGATAATCTTACTGTTGTCGTGATCTGTCTGTTGGGTTCAGAACATCGTGCCCTGTCTTCCCTGCCTTCTCGGCAACGGAAGCGAAGGTTCTTCAGCCTCTCTGCGGAGGCCCTCTGTAGCTTGAGAGGCTTACTCGATGGAGGTGGGAGCCGGTGATAGTAGGTGCTGCTTCCTTGATAAGATTTTCCTGTCATGGCTCGACTATGATGGCACTATCTTCAGCACCTGTCAAGATCAAGCTATCCAGAGAATCAAATCACACAAGTCCACGGATTTTACAATGAGACCAAAAAAGGGAATGGCTGCTCTTTCAGTGCTACTAATTAAGAAGAGCAGGTAACATTTTTGTGAGTGTTGTTACAAGTATTGTAGTCTGTGTTTAAGGTCAGTGTACATGATAAGAGCCAAGGTGAAGATGTGCGGACCGTGCAGGATCCGGTTTGTGGTCGAGTCGTACGAGCAAGTCTGTATGTATTTTTGCTGTGTATGTATCTGTATGCCCATGTGACTGCACTTCAAGTGAATGGCTGTCCACTTCTTTGCACTTGTTTTTTCGTCTCAGGGGGTATAATGGAGCCCGGCAGACCGATATTAGCAGGTTCTTGCTTCGCCTCCATTTACAATTATTGGAAAATTTTAACTGAACAAAAGAAGATTGTTTTACCTTGAGCACGCTCTATGAATCTCTCCCTTCAGATCCCTCCATCCAAACAAATAAAGTAGTTAGTCAGATTTTCGAAATTTCAATCAGGTATTATGTATGGCATCGAATCCTTCTGCCCTTGTGTTATCGATTAAACCAGGCTTTTCGATCAGCTCGTGTCCGGTTCTTTCGGATTTTCACAAGTCCAAGGTAATATAACCATCATCTAGGTTTTGCCCTTTTATTTTGAATATCATATTTTGATAACAGGCATACTGCTCCTGTCATGCGTGGAATTTAATAGGAGGATGGATGATCATGGCCTAGTGGGGCTGTACAGTTTGCCAATTTGCACCTTTTTGGGTATATTATATGATGCAGAAAGATATTAGATTCATGAACATTGACCAAAGTAGCATTTATATTAGCAGTCAATCGAATTACAAGGCAAGTTTGAGTCAATACGGGTTTTCATTGCAAACTAACACGGCCTTGAACTGCAATCATTCATCAAAATCCCGATTCCAAATTACGTCCTCCATTTGTTTCTGTTTTTGTACCGTAACGGCTCATTTGAATTGCGGTTTATGACGGTTTATAATGGgttattatacatatataataatcatTCATAATTCAGCTCTCCATAACCCTTGTAAATTGCAAGCCTAACAAGCCGTTAAGTGCTTCTATCGGTGCGCGTACAGTTTGACTTCCATGTGACGGGAGCATTCGAGACGAAGCATACTCGACACATTATTTTCCATCTGCATCATCCTCCTATGAAGTAGTACGAAAGTCGGTTCGTATTATGTTTGGTCGAATTTATACGAAGATTCCGTCGGTAATTCTTACTGTGATGTAACAGTGAAAAGCAGAGGACAGCCCGCTTCCAGTTTCACTTACTCGAGCGCCCCGTCGTCCTGTCCATAAACAT
This region includes:
- the LOC116187432 gene encoding probable protein phosphatase 2C 2 isoform X2 — encoded protein: MEDEHIQIDDLSMHLGPPFQFPQPSAFYGVFDGHGGPEAAAYVKENIIKLIFEDANFPVSSEVDGRFLVGLMNSLQRAYLLADQALADDCGVSRSTGTTALTAFIFGRLLMVANVGDCRAVLCRNGVPINMSQDHRPTYPGERRRILEFGAFVEDGYLNGVLSVSRALGDWDMKSRGSADAPCPLISDPEFQQVVLTEEDEFLVLGCDGIWDVMSSQHAVNIVRRGLRRHDNPEQSARDLVKESLRLGAHDNLTVVVICLLGSEHRALSSLPSRQRKRRFFSLSAEALCSLRGLLDGGGSR
- the LOC116187432 gene encoding probable protein phosphatase 2C 2 isoform X1: MVAEAEVARSSSFPVLEVQSFSPPRASAHFREVRELPTVTSHLPAPSIESLHVSSSVESFAAHHVEVTSGEAASIEVAQSPIQGFAPSIRSGSFADIGPRRNMEDEHIQIDDLSMHLGPPFQFPQPSAFYGVFDGHGGPEAAAYVKENIIKLIFEDANFPVSSEVDGRFLVGLMNSLQRAYLLADQALADDCGVSRSTGTTALTAFIFGRLLMVANVGDCRAVLCRNGVPINMSQDHRPTYPGERRRILEFGAFVEDGYLNGVLSVSRALGDWDMKSRGSADAPCPLISDPEFQQVVLTEEDEFLVLGCDGIWDVMSSQHAVNIVRRGLRRHDNPEQSARDLVKESLRLGAHDNLTVVVICLLGSEHRALSSLPSRQRKRRFFSLSAEALCSLRGLLDGGGSR